In Xanthomonas campestris pv. phormiicola, the DNA window CAGCTCAGCGTCGCGTACAGCCCGGCGGCCAGCCAGCAGCACAGCCACAGCAGCCACTGCAAGGCGCTGAACGGGGCGATGTTCTCGCGCGGCGCGTGGCCTTCGAGCGTGTAGCCCAGGGTGAACAGCGCCGAGATCGCGAACCACAGCGCCAGTACCGGCCAGGCATCGTAGAACAGCGCCAGCAGCCGCCACGGCAGCAGCGCACGCGGACGGGAAGCGGTGGCGGTGGACGCGGCGGTCATCGCCACAGCTTAGCGGCAGCGCCACCGGCGCGTCACCGGCTGCTACCGCGATCGGCGCAGCTCCCGCATTGCGCCGCGCAGAGTCAGCGCTAGGCTTTGCCCGAGTCCCGAGTCCCGAGTCCCGTAAGCTCTCCCCATGCCCGAACTCCGCACTCCCGCCGAACGCCGCCAGCAGGCGCAACGGCTCGCCCCGCTGCGCGATGCCGATGCCGCCGCGATCCAGCAGTTCCTGGACACGGCCTGGGCCGAGCAGGGCCTGGCGCGGCAGAGCCTGGACAGCTACCGGCGCGACCTGGAAGGCTTCGCGCGCTGGCGCGACGGCGCCGGCGGCGGCCTGCCCGGGGCCGATCGCCAGGCCTTGTTCGACTACCTGGCCTGGCGCACCCGGCTGGGCTATTCGCAGCGCAGCAACGCGCGCTGGCTGTCGTCGCTGCGCGCGTTCTTCGCCTTGCGCCTGCGCCGCGGCGAGCGCAGCGACGATCCGACCGCGTTGCTGGACCCGCCCAAGCTGCCGCGCTCCCTGCCCAAGGCCCTGGCCGAGAGTCAGATCGACGCGCTGCTGGCGACCCCGGACGACACCGCCCCGACCGGCCTGCGCGACCGCGCCATGCTCGAGCTGATGTACGCCGCGGGGCTGCGCGTCAGCGAGCTGGTCAACCTGCCGGCGAACGCGGTGAACCTGCGCCAGGGCGTGCTGCGGGTCACCGGCAAGGGCAGCAAGGAACGCCTGGTGCCGCTGGGCGAGGAATCGCAGCACTGGCTGCAGCGCTACCTGGACACGGCGCGGCCGGCGCTGGCGGCGGGGCAGGCGGTGCCGGCCAGCGACGGCACCGTGCCGATGTTCATCGATGCGGCGCGGCGTCCGCTGAGCCGGCAGCAGTTCTGGGGCCTGGTCAAGCGCTATGCGGCGCTGGCCGGCATCGACCCGGCCTCGGTCAGCCCGCACGGCCTGCGCCACAGCTTCGCCACCCATCTGCTCAACCGCGGCGCCGACCTGCGCGCGCTGCAGATGCTGCTCGGGCACAGCTCGCTGTCCACCACCCAGATCTACACCCTGGTGGCGCGCGAACACCTGCAGAAACTGCACAGCAAGCACCATCCGCGCGGCTGAGGCGGCCGCGCGGCAGCCCTGTTCGCCTGCCGCGGCCACTGCGCCTGTTTACATGGAGCTGACCAATCGGTATGCGACAATCCGACCGATTCGCAGCCCTCATGGATAGCCAATGCTCCGTTTTGCTCTTTTTGCGCTGCTGGGCGCCACCTCTCTTTCCGCCTGCGCGCAGCCGGCTTCGCCCACCGGCGGCACTGCCGCTGCCAAGCCGGCCGCCGCCGCTCCTGCCGGTGCCCCGGGCGACCAGCGCGTGCGTGCGGCGCTGCTGCAGCTGGATCCGAACTTCAAGCCCGACTTCATCGGCGCCGCGCCGTTCCCGGGTTTCCGCGAAGTGGTGGTCGGCGGGCAGGTGCTGTACGTGTCCGACGACGGCCGCTACCTGTTCCAGGCGCAGCCGTTCGACATCCAGGAAAAGCAGTTCGCCTCCAGCGAGGGCCTGCTGAACTACCGCCGCAAGCTGCTGGAATCGGCGCCGCGCACCGAGCGCATCGTGTTCGCCCCGGCCAACCCGAAGTACACCATCAGCGTGTTCACCGACATCGAATGCGGCTACTGCCGCAAGCTGCACAGCGAGATCGCCGAGCTCAACAAGCAGGGCATCGCGGTGGAGTACCTGGCGTTCCCGCGCATGGGCCTGGGCAGCCAGGACTACAAGGACATGGTCGCGGTGTGGTGCGCTGCCGACAAGAAGAAGGCGCTGACCGAGGCCAAGGCCAGCGGCAAGGTGCCGGGCGCGGCCAACTGCAAGAACCCGGTGACCATGCAGTACAACCTGGGCCAGCGCCTGGGCGTCAACGGCACCCCGGCGATCTTCGCCCCGGACGGCACCCAGCTCGGCGGCTACCTGCCGCCGGCGCAGCTGCGCCAGGCGCTGGACAAGCGCGCGGCCGAAACGGGCCGGGCGGGGGGCAGCCGCTAAGCGGTCGGGACTCGGGACTCGGGACTCGGAAAAGCGGGTTCCGGGTGGCTGATCCGTTGTCGGCGGGCGATACGTCAAGTGCGAACTGGTTCCTGATTTCCCTGGGTTTTTTGCGGTCGCCGGCAACTGCTTTTGCGAGTCCCGAGTCCCCAGTCCCGAGTCCCGGCTACACTACGCAGCCCGTTTACCTCACACGGTTCCCCGGACATGATCGTCCTCGAGGGCGCTTCCGCCCTTTCGCCGTTCCGCCGCGCTCGGCTCGAAACCCGCCTGCAATCCGTCGTTCCCGGTCTGCGCATCGCCGGCGCCTGGCACGTCTACTTCATCGACAGCGACGCCGACGGCGCGGTGGATAGCGCCGCCGCGCAGCGCATCCTGCAGGCGCAGGACGCGCCGATCGCGGCCGAGGCCGGCACCTGCTCGCGCTACGTGGTGCCGCGGCTCGGCACGCGCTCGCCGTGGTCGAGCAAGGCCACCGAGCTGGTGCGCGGCGCCGGCCTGGCGATCCGCCGCGTGGAGCGCGGCACCCGCCTGGACCTGGCCGGCTGGCCGGAAGACGCCAGCCAGCAGGCCGCGCTGGCCAAGCTGCTGCACGACCCGATGACCCAGTCGCTGCTGGACAGCGCCGAGCAGGCGCAGGCGCTGTTCCAGGCGCCGGCACGCGGCGACGTCGAGCGCATCGCGCTGGACCAGCTGGAGGCGGCCAACGCGCGGCTGGGCCTGGCCCTGGCCCAGGACGAAATCGATTACCTGCGCCAGCGCTTCGGCGAACTCGGCCGCGATCCGGCCGACGTCGAGCTGATGATGTTCGCGCAGGCCAATTCCGAGCACTGCCGGCACAAGATATTCAACGCCAGCTGGAGCATCGACGGCAAGGAGCAGGACCGCTCGCTGTTCCGGATGATCAAGCACACCCACCAGCAGACCCCGCAGCACACGCTCAGCGCGTACAGCGACAACGCGGCGGTGGTGGAAGGGCATCCGGCCGCGCGCTACCGCCCGGATCCGGCCAGCGGCGAGTACCGCAGCGAGGCGGTGACGCCGTCGGCGTTCTGCATCAAGGTCGAGACCCACAACCACCCGACCGCGATCGCGCCGTTCCCGGGCGCGGCCACCGGCGCCGGCGGCGAGATCCGCGACGAGGGCGCCACCGGCCGCGGCGGCAAGCCCAAGGCCGGCCTGACCGGCTTCAGCGTCTCGCACCTGCGCATCCCGACCCTGCCGCAGCCGTGGGAAGGCGAGCGCCCGTTGAACCCGCGCATGGCCCCGGCGCTGGAGATCATGCTCGAGGCCCCGCTCGGCGGCGCCGCGTTCAACAACGAATTCGGCCGGCCCAACCTGCTCGGCTATTTCCGCAGCTTCGAGCTGCCCGAGGCGCAGGACCTGACCCGCGCCTACGACAAGCCGATCATGCTCGCCGGTGGCCTCGGCGCGATCGACCGCATCCAGGTCGAGAAGCTCCGCCTGCAGCCGGGCGATGCGGTGATCGTGCTCGGCGGCCCGGCGATGCTGATCGGCCTGGGCGGCGGCGCGGCCAGTTCGGTGGCCTCCGGCGACAGCGCCGAGGACCTGGATTTCGCCAGCGTGCAGCGCGACAACCCGGAGATGGAGCGGCGCGTGCAGGAGGTCATCGACCGCGGCGTGGCGCTGGGCGCGGACAATCCGATCCGCTGGTTCCACGACGTCGGCGCCGGCGGCCTGTCCAACGCCATTCCCGAGTTGCTGCACGACTCGGGCGTGGGCGGCATCGTCGACCTGGACCGCGTGCCCAGCGACGACCCGTCGCTGTCGCCGATGCAGCTGTGGTGCAACGAATCGCAGGAGCGTTACGTGCTGGGCGTGCCGCAGGCGCGCCTGGCCGAATTCGCCGCGATCTGCGAGCGCGAGCGCTGCCCGTTCGCCGCGGTCGGCGTGGCGACCGCCGAAGAACGGCTCGTGGTGGGCTATGGAGTGCTCGGGACTCGGGACTCGGGACTCGGGACTCGGATGGAGCAAATGCAGGCGGTGAGCCCGCTGCATGCGTCCGCCGTTGATCTCGCCGTTCCCGCTGAACCGGCTTCTGCCGAGTCCCGAGTCCCGAGTCCCGAGTCCCGCCAGCACCCCATCGACCTGCCGATGGACCTGCTCTTCGGCAAGCCGCCGAAGATGCACCGCGATGCGCGGCGGCCGCCGGCGCCGCGCTGGCCGGAGCTGGACACCGACACGCTGGACCTGCGCCAGGCCGGGTTGCGCGTGCTGGCGCATCCGGCGGTGGCGGCGAAGAGTTTCCTGGTCACGATCGGCGACCGCAGCGTCGGCGGCCTGACCGCGCGCGAGCAGATGATCGGCCCGTGGCAGCTGCCGCTGGCCGATTGCGCGATCACCCTGGCCGGCTTCGACACCTACGCCGGCGAAGCGATGGCGATCGGCGAGCGCACCCCGCTGGCGCTGCTCGATGCCGCCGCCGCCGCGCGCATGGCGGTCGGCGAAGCGATCACCAACCTGTGCGCGGCGCCGGTCGAGGCGCTGGCCCAGGTCAAGCTGTCGGCGAACTGGATGGCCGCGGCCAACCACGCCGGCGAGGACGCGCGGCTTTACGCCGCGGTCAAGGCGGTGGGCATGGAACTGTGCCCGCAGCTGGACCTGAGCATCCCGGTCGGCAAGGATTCGCTGTCGATGCAGGCGCAGTGGGTGGTGGCCGGGACTCGGGACTCGGGACTCGGGACTCGGCAAGAGCAAGAGCCTGGTTCCGCGCCATTCCGCAATGCCGACACCGCCGCTGTCACGAGTCCCGAGTCCCGAGTCCCGAGTCCCGGCGAAACGCATAAAAGCGTTTCGCCAGTCTCCCTCATCGTCACCGCGTTCGCCCCGGTGGCCGACGCGCGCACCCAGCTGACGCCGTTGCTGGCGCGCGAGGCCGAGAGCGAGCTGTGGCTGATCGGGCTGGGCGGCGGCAAGCAGCGCCTGGGCGGGTCGGTGCTGGCGCAGGTGCATGCCGAGGGCGGCCTGCCGGCGTTCGGCGGCGCGGTGCCGGACCTGGACGATGCGCAGCGGCTGCGCGCGTTCTTCGAACTGATCCGCGATGCGCGCGAGGCCGGGCTGCTGCTGGCCTACCACGACCGCAGCGACGGCGGCGCCTTCGCCAGCCTGTGCGAGATGGCGTTCGCCTCGCGCCAGGGCCTGGAGATCAACCTCGATGCCTGGGGCGACGATCCGTTCCGCAGCCTGTTCAACGAGGAACTGGGCGCGGTGGTGCAGGTCGCCAACGAGGACCGCGCCGCGTTCGCCGACCTGATCGAGCGGCATGCGCTGACCGAGTGCGCGCAGCGCATCGCCCGCCCCAGCACCGCCGCGGTGGTGCGCGTGGGCCTGGCCGGCAAGACCCTGGTCGAATGGCGCTGGGAAGAGCTGTTCGACGCGTGGTGGTCGGTCAGCCACGCCATGCAGAAGCTGCGCGACAACCCCGACAGCGCCGACGAGGAACGCGCGGTGGCGCGCGATTTCGCCGCGCCGGGGCTGAAGCCGAAGCTGGTCTTCGACCCGGCCGAGGACGTGGCCGCGCCGTTCGTCGCCAGCGGCCAGCGGCCGAAGGTGGCGATCCTGCGCGAGCAGGGCGTCAATGGCCAGATCGAGATGGCCAATGCGTTCGAGCGCGCCGGCTTCCGCGCCTTCGACGTGCACATGAGCGACCTGATCGCCGGCCGCGTGGACCTGGCCGGCTTCGTCGGCCTGGCCGCCTGCGGCGGCTTCAGCTACGGCGACGTGCTCGGCGCCGGCCGCGGCTGGGCCACCTCGATCCTGGAGCGGCCCGCGCTGCGCGATGCGTTCGCGGCGTTCTTCGCGCGTCCGGACAGCTTCGCACTGGGTGTGTGCAACGGCTGCCAGATGCTGAGCCAGCTCAAGGACATCATCCCCGGCGCCGAGCACTGGCCGCGCTTCCTGCGCAACCGCAGCGAGCAGTTCGAGGCGCGCACCAGCCTGCTGGAAGTGGTGGAGTCGCCGTCGATCTTCCTGCGCGGCATGGCCGGTTCGCGGATCCCGGTGGCGGTGGCGCACGGCGAAGGCCGTGCCGAGTTCGACAATGCCGTGGACCAGGCCGCCGCGCGCGTGGCGCTGCGCTTCGTCGATGGCAACGGCGAGGTCGCCGCGCGCTATCCGCTGAACCCGAACGGTTCGCCCGACGGCATCACCGGCCTGACCAGCGACGACGGCCGGGTCACGATCCTGATGCCGCATCCCGAGCGCACCCCGCGCGCGCTCAACCTCAGCTGGCACCCCGAAGGCTGGGCGGATGCCTCGCCGTGGCTGCGCATGTTCCGCAACGCGCGGGTGTGGGTGGGCTGAGCGCGCCCACCTGCCGCGTCCGCCATCGGCGGGCGCGGCGGCATGTCGCAAGCGAGCACGCCCTGCGCCGGCCCGGCGCAGAGGGGCTATGCACAGCTCTGCTGTTCCCTTCTCCCACCGGGAGAAGGGAACAGCAGGAGCGGATGAGGGTCCGGGCGCAGCCTCGCGCACCCAACTCCGCGAGCCGCTTCGCGCCGGACCCTCACCCCACCCCCTCTCCCGGTGGGAGAGGGGCTGCCGCTGTTCCCTTCTCCCACCGGGAGAAGGTGCCCCGCAGGGGCGGATGAGGGTCCGGGCGCAGCCTCGCGCTCCCAACTCCACGAGCCGCTTCGCGCCGCACCCTCATCCCAACCCCTCTCCCGACGGGAGAGGGGCGATGCACTTCTCCCGGCGGGAACCTGCAACCGGCTGAAGAAAACCCCGATTCGCACCCCTCGGCAGCGGCCTGGCCGGCGCCTGCTGCTGCCGGCCAATGGCGGCGTTCTGCGCAGTTGCGCTTGTGCACGGCGGAATACGACCCCGGCCCCAGGTCGGCGGCAAGCCCTCTGCGCCATCATCCCGATTTGCGTCAAACCCTTGGCGCAGCGGCGAATGGCGCCACCGCCCGGTGTCAACGCATGGCAAGTAGCGTGCCGGGAATTTGGCGGAATGTCTTGTTTTGATTGAAATTTATCAAAAAATTAACAATTTAGTGATGAATCCGGGACTTTCATCCCTGTTCGTGCCGTTTTTAGTCAAAAACTTGACGTAATCAAGATACGGGGTTAACACTCCAGACAGTTCCGCATTTCATCTCAGTTCATCAAGGCAGACGGGCCGCGACACACGCAGGCCTGTCGTGCCCGAGCCGGGGATGCGGCGCGAATACCGACAGGGGGTCGGCCGGCTGGAATGCCGGGCGAGGGTGGCTTTTTGACCAAAAACCAGCCTATTGAGGAGCAGTACTCGATGAATCGGATTTATCGCAAGGTCTGGAACAAGGCGTTGGGGATGTGGACCGTGGCCTCGGAACTGGCCAGCGGCGACTCCCGCGGCCAGCTGGTTCGCGAAGGCAGGGCTGGACGCGCGCAGGGCCTGGCCTTGTCGGCCGCGATCGCCATGGCGCTGGGCGCCGGCGGATCGATGCTGCCCTCGGCCGCACAGGCGCAGGCGCTGCAGATCGGCGACGGCGCCAGCGCCAGCGGCGACTACGCCACCGCGGTCGGCGCCGAAAGCAACGCCAGCGGCGAGCAGAGCACCGCCACCGGCGCGGCCAGCAACGCCAGCGGCGACGGCAGCGTGGCCAGCGGCGCGCTCAGCGAAGCGAACGGCCTGGAATCCACCGCCCTCGGCTACTACAGCACCGCCAGCGGCATCGGCGCGACCACGCTCGGCGCCGAAAGCATCGCCAACGGCACCGCCACCGCGGCGCTCGGCCTGGGCGCCACCGCCGATGCCGACTTCGCGACCGCCGTCGGCGGCTTCGCCACCGCGTCCGGCTACAACAGCACCGCGCTGGGCAATGCCGCCGTGGCGCAGGGCGAGAACAGCGTGGCGCTGGGCGCCGATGCGCTCGCCGATCGCGACAACAGCGTGTCGGTCGGCAAGGCCGGCGGCGAACGCCAGATCACCAACGTCGCCGCCGGCAGCGAAGCCACCGACGCGGTCAACGTGGCGCAGCTGGATGCGGTGAAGCAGACCGCCGACACCACCGCCAGGTATTTCCAGTCCAGCGGCAGCGCCGACAGCGATGCCGGCGCCTACGTGGAAGGCGACAACGCACTGGCCGCCGGCGAAGCCGCCAATGCGATCGGCAACGGCAGCAGCGCGCTCGGCAGCGGCGCCACCAGCGTGGGCGGCAATGCGACCGCGGTGGGCAGCAACGCGACCGCGACGGGCGCTTCGGCGACCGCGGTCGGCGGTGCGCTGTCGATCGTCGATGAGAACGGCGAGGTGCTGCTGGAAGGCACCACCAGCGCCGCGGCGCAGGGCGCCAGCGCGTTCGGCGCCGGCGCGCAGGGCAATGGCGCGTTCAGCACCGCACTCGGTAGCGCGGCGCGCGCCGACGGCGTGCAGAGCACGGCCACCGGTTTCTCCGCCGAGGCCGGCGGCCTCGCCAGCACCGCGAACGGCGGCTTCAGCCAGGCCGGCGGCGATTTCGCTTCCGCGTTCGGTTACGGCGCCAATGCCAGCGGCGGCGGCGCCGTGGCGCTCGGCGAATCGAGCCTGGCCAGCGGCGAATCCAGCACCGCGGTCGGCGGCAGCGTGCTCGGCCTGTTCACCACCGAAGCGCAGGGCGAAGGCGGTTCGGCGTTCGGCGCCGGCGCCTGGGCCAACGGCGCGTTCTCCACCTCGATCGGCTGGCTGAGTTCGGCCGACGGCGACTCCAGCACCGCGCTCGGCGGCGCTTCCTGGGCGCAGGCCGAGGACTCCACCGCGTTGGGCTACGGCGCCAAGGCCGCGGCCACCGGCAGCGTCGCGCTGGGCCAGGGTTCCACCGCCGACCGCGCCGGCACGGTGTCGGTCGGCAGCGCCGGCAACGAGCGCCAGATCGCCAATGTCGCCGCCGGCACCGAGGGCACCGATGCGGTGAACCTGGACCAGCTCGATGCGGTCGCCAGCGTCGCCGACACCACCGCGCGCCTGTTCGCCGCCAACGGCGAAGGCAGCGCGCTGGCGCAGGGCGAGGAGGCCACCGCCTCCGGCTCCAACGCCCTGGCCGACGGCGACTACGCCACCGCGCTCGGCTCCAGCAGCTTCGCCGGCGGCACTGCGGCCTCGGCGATCGGCAGCGGCGCCGTGGCCAATGGCCGGAACGCCAGCGCGCTCGGCGCCAACGCCACCGCCGACGGCGAATCGGCGACCGCGCTCGGCGGTGTCG includes these proteins:
- the purL gene encoding phosphoribosylformylglycinamidine synthase, which codes for MIVLEGASALSPFRRARLETRLQSVVPGLRIAGAWHVYFIDSDADGAVDSAAAQRILQAQDAPIAAEAGTCSRYVVPRLGTRSPWSSKATELVRGAGLAIRRVERGTRLDLAGWPEDASQQAALAKLLHDPMTQSLLDSAEQAQALFQAPARGDVERIALDQLEAANARLGLALAQDEIDYLRQRFGELGRDPADVELMMFAQANSEHCRHKIFNASWSIDGKEQDRSLFRMIKHTHQQTPQHTLSAYSDNAAVVEGHPAARYRPDPASGEYRSEAVTPSAFCIKVETHNHPTAIAPFPGAATGAGGEIRDEGATGRGGKPKAGLTGFSVSHLRIPTLPQPWEGERPLNPRMAPALEIMLEAPLGGAAFNNEFGRPNLLGYFRSFELPEAQDLTRAYDKPIMLAGGLGAIDRIQVEKLRLQPGDAVIVLGGPAMLIGLGGGAASSVASGDSAEDLDFASVQRDNPEMERRVQEVIDRGVALGADNPIRWFHDVGAGGLSNAIPELLHDSGVGGIVDLDRVPSDDPSLSPMQLWCNESQERYVLGVPQARLAEFAAICERERCPFAAVGVATAEERLVVGYGVLGTRDSGLGTRMEQMQAVSPLHASAVDLAVPAEPASAESRVPSPESRQHPIDLPMDLLFGKPPKMHRDARRPPAPRWPELDTDTLDLRQAGLRVLAHPAVAAKSFLVTIGDRSVGGLTAREQMIGPWQLPLADCAITLAGFDTYAGEAMAIGERTPLALLDAAAAARMAVGEAITNLCAAPVEALAQVKLSANWMAAANHAGEDARLYAAVKAVGMELCPQLDLSIPVGKDSLSMQAQWVVAGTRDSGLGTRQEQEPGSAPFRNADTAAVTSPESRVPSPGETHKSVSPVSLIVTAFAPVADARTQLTPLLAREAESELWLIGLGGGKQRLGGSVLAQVHAEGGLPAFGGAVPDLDDAQRLRAFFELIRDAREAGLLLAYHDRSDGGAFASLCEMAFASRQGLEINLDAWGDDPFRSLFNEELGAVVQVANEDRAAFADLIERHALTECAQRIARPSTAAVVRVGLAGKTLVEWRWEELFDAWWSVSHAMQKLRDNPDSADEERAVARDFAAPGLKPKLVFDPAEDVAAPFVASGQRPKVAILREQGVNGQIEMANAFERAGFRAFDVHMSDLIAGRVDLAGFVGLAACGGFSYGDVLGAGRGWATSILERPALRDAFAAFFARPDSFALGVCNGCQMLSQLKDIIPGAEHWPRFLRNRSEQFEARTSLLEVVESPSIFLRGMAGSRIPVAVAHGEGRAEFDNAVDQAAARVALRFVDGNGEVAARYPLNPNGSPDGITGLTSDDGRVTILMPHPERTPRALNLSWHPEGWADASPWLRMFRNARVWVG
- a CDS encoding DsbC family protein — protein: MLRFALFALLGATSLSACAQPASPTGGTAAAKPAAAAPAGAPGDQRVRAALLQLDPNFKPDFIGAAPFPGFREVVVGGQVLYVSDDGRYLFQAQPFDIQEKQFASSEGLLNYRRKLLESAPRTERIVFAPANPKYTISVFTDIECGYCRKLHSEIAELNKQGIAVEYLAFPRMGLGSQDYKDMVAVWCAADKKKALTEAKASGKVPGAANCKNPVTMQYNLGQRLGVNGTPAIFAPDGTQLGGYLPPAQLRQALDKRAAETGRAGGSR
- the xerD gene encoding site-specific tyrosine recombinase XerD produces the protein MPELRTPAERRQQAQRLAPLRDADAAAIQQFLDTAWAEQGLARQSLDSYRRDLEGFARWRDGAGGGLPGADRQALFDYLAWRTRLGYSQRSNARWLSSLRAFFALRLRRGERSDDPTALLDPPKLPRSLPKALAESQIDALLATPDDTAPTGLRDRAMLELMYAAGLRVSELVNLPANAVNLRQGVLRVTGKGSKERLVPLGEESQHWLQRYLDTARPALAAGQAVPASDGTVPMFIDAARRPLSRQQFWGLVKRYAALAGIDPASVSPHGLRHSFATHLLNRGADLRALQMLLGHSSLSTTQIYTLVAREHLQKLHSKHHPRG
- a CDS encoding RDD family protein, translating into MTAASTATASRPRALLPWRLLALFYDAWPVLALWFAISALFTLGYTLEGHAPRENIAPFSALQWLLWLCCWLAAGLYATLSWRRGGQTLGMRPWRLRLHGADGGTPGWGALWRRYLVGTLSLLLGGLGFWWALLDRERLAWHDRASGTRLVRLPKQTP